TCGCCATGGAATAATTCACAGGTTGGTTATCATTTTACGGTGCTCCCCTCCTCCAGGTTTTTCTGgtttttgactttgactttgtgcCTGGTGTTTGAAACATGCATGTCGTCATTCACAGGGACCTGAAACCTGACAACATGTTGATCTCTAACGAAGGACACATCAAGCTAACAGACTTTGGCCTTTCAAAGGTTAAGCTGGAAAGAGGTAtgacaaatgcaaaaaaagattgCGCCAAACTGCTCAGACTGGATTTTTAACGGTTGTGTTCCCTAAGAGGAGGCACATGGATCAACACCAGTGATACCACACCATTTACTGAACTGTAATCTACGCAGATATTTGTACTGTTCCAAATGAGTGCACATCTGTCAAACATTCCATGTTTTATAAAATCTCTACTTTACAGCTTTCTTATTTATGTGAAATCCATTTTCCCCTTTACCCTTCAGAGTTAAGCCTGACCGATATCCTTACCACACCCTCCTTGGCAAAGCCAAACAAGGATTATTTTCGGACACCTGGTCAAGTGCTGTCACTGATCAGCTCCCTTGGACTAGTAAGTGTAAAATCTCGTCTCTGTAGCCTGAGTGAATCCCATCCCATCCATTGATGCCTGTTTCCAAATGACCAAGAAACCCAGGATCCGGTCACAATTGTTTATCGGTCAAGGTGCAGGCTTTATTTGATGACAGATCATCAGAGCAGCACATTCGCCATGACTAAGGATTGCGCTGATGTTGACTGGGTTAACCAAATacgaatgtttttttctttggaattgagcaAACAACTGCGTTAAAAAACCTTCATTGATGGTTATTTAGAAATGGGACTCAGTGGGGTCCTTTCCAGACGAACCTGTAGAGCAAATTCAATTGTGCTacaggtttgtctgggttcacCTAGTCCTAGGGTACCGACACTGAAGTAATTAGGCAACATTCAAAAGCATTCTAAATGCATGTGATGCATGAGGACGCTAAGAGGAGGTTTTCAGTGGTATCAAGCTCTTCTTCCTGTTTCACAACCCAACTTCCCTCCTTTTGTCAATCCATCAGAACACTCCATTGATGGAAGGAAAACGGCACTGCAGTCTGTCAGATGTGTCCACCTCCAAGACCTGCGGGAAGCTGGAGATGCGGAAGACCTCGCTCGGCTCCCCtcgcgagaggaggaggaacagcagCTTCAGTTCCCCCATGTGCTCCACACGAGCCTTAGGTACGCTCAGCTCAACCCACGGTGATGCCTGATAACGATTGTTCTCATAAGCATGGATTCTTCATTCCTTTTTCCATGATATAACCTCCTGACATCAGCACCTTTGTTACACTGATGTACATTTGGATGTATGCAGATATATAAGTGTGCTAAAGTATTTATTTGTGTACTGACTGacaaactgataaaaaaaaaatgtttttgcattTCAGGCCGCAGCAGTATGTTCAGCTCTGCAGTGTTGGCCAGAAGCCTCACGCCCAAGCTGATGAAGTCCAGACAGCGCTGTGACACACAGAGCACTGGGAGCAACCTGTCATGCCTCTGCCCCTCTGCCACAGACTCTGAGAGCTGCATCAGTCCTCTGTGGGAAGACTTGGTATGTCACCGCTTTAAAGTATTCAGAACACAGATAATCATGCTGTTGGCATTCACTGTTTTCATCAAATGAACAAATATAGTAGCCAagtttttgatcatattcactgaAACCGACAGTATGCTCCAacagaacaacataaatcagtggttttagaaaaaaaaacacctctgcCTAGGGCCTAGTTTCACCTCCACCTAGAGCCTGTTATTGGTTTTGAAAAAGTCTACCGCTCCCAGTTCTTCTGGTCCAATAAGCGCAGGGCTGGCTGTATGATCATTGgcagatctgactgtcaatcacagttcGGGCACAGTCATTAATAAGCACAAACGTGATGGGATGGTGCTCGGTGGTAGTGGGGGAGGGGCATGAGAGTTGTATACACtcaaaatgttggctaaatTCTCCTCATGAATAATCTCTCATCTGTATGCTTAGGAATGCCAAGAATCTCAGAACGTTCCCCCTGAGGAAGGCAAAGATCAGCTGAGCATAGCTGGGAAGATTGACGCTCCCCTTGCGTCATCAGAGCGAATCCCTGGACGCGACAATGCTCTCATGTCACTTGGCAACCAGGACCTCAGGGCACACCCAATAAGAGGACAGCTGGACTTTGCCTCTGCAGGGCCGATCCAGGGAGGAAAAATCAACATCTCGACCGGCAAGCGGCTCCAGTTCGACAAGGAGGACTGCGCCCCCGCTAACCCAGCGGGATGTGCTCGTTGGAGAGCCGGCGTGTCCACTCCTGTGCCTAGCCGAGGCGGGGCCGTCGTCCCACCTGCCGCCAAGTCGGCCAAGCGCATCTTTGAGGAGGTGGACAGGAGCCCCGAGGCCACGGGGCTGCAGGCCAAACGGGGCGACACAGACTTCCAGCGGAGCTCACGGGTGCCCGGGGACGAGGACGGGAGGTACAGCACGGGGCTGACGGGGCTCTTCTCCACCGTGGGGCTGGAGGCGCGTCAGGGCGGGTCGGGAGGCCAGCGGGAGGCGAAGAGACCCGGGCCGACGCCGTCCAGCTCGGCCGAGGTGGCCAAGAACCTCCTCTGCGAGCTGGAGGACCCCGGAGAGGAGGCGGTTGCCGTGGCAGCGGCGGAGGGGAGCTTCTCCTCCTCGTACGGCGACGGCCAGGACGTGCACAGGAACCTGAGCTTGGATTCCGAGAGCTCGGCCCACGACATGTCCATCATCGGCTCCGACCCGGTCGTGCCGCCTCCGGCCGAGAGCCCCAAAGAAGCGCTGTCCTCGtcgctggaggagctggacgaCCATGACCTCTCGGCCTGCTTCCCCCTGGCGGCCGCGCCGCCGCCCGCCTCCTCCGCCCCGATCACCGTGCCCACGTCGGGGGCCGCCTCCGGGCGGCGGGCGCAGCAGCAGGAGTCGTCGTCGTCCAGCGGCCTCCTGTTCCAGCGGCGGCTCCTCGGCCGGTCCGGCAACGCCGCCAAGTCGCCGTCCTTCCTGCGGCCGCGGAACGTGGTGGCCTTCCGCAGCTACTGCAGCTCCATCAACCGCTCCAGCCTGTCCTGCTGCTCGCGCCTCAGCCTCGGCTCCGTGGAGCCCATGGACACGTCCGCCTGCACCTCCTTCCTCAGCGCCGTCACCACCCCCGTCCAGAAGAAGAGGCCCAGCTTCGGGAGCTCCGTGCATCAGGTAGGAGCTCCGACAGGGGCGCTGCACCAGGCGTggaactgaagcgttccgttctcgacgcgtaaaatccattttagaagactggtttatttttttttttcgaacgTACGCCTCTGGTGTAGCtatttccattgattatagtgattattaataACGGAACACGAATCAGTTTTAGAAATAcatatacactacacactactcacaaaaagtcagggatattcagCTTTCGGCGGGTGAAATTCATTGGCCtttgtttcaataaattgtttgaGATGAAGACATGACCTTTGCATGCTTCTACTAAATGCCCTACCTTCATGATATCATACCACTGTAGCTTGAACTTTTCCCATTTTCCATGAATTTTATCCGATAGCCTGATATCCCTACATTCTTTTGAGAAATGTATAAGGGTGACACTGGTCAGATAGACTAATGCAATTAAACCTTAAATCTTTGTTTGGGTATTTTTAAAAGGAATACTCACTTGAGGCTTATTGCActagtatctatctataaatgcaaggaacgtctgtctgtgtgtcactctgtgtaTCTGTTCCACGCATTACTCttgaaccactcatccgactgctctcaTTTGGTGGGTGTGGGCTTGAAGGGATGGACTATCCGATTGTTgcccgccccatcattctttatgtagatcagatcagtgaggatcgaggcccgaggagcgagcgagggaggacgtataaacgctgaatgacaGGCACCTTTTGAAtgacttgtgttgtgtgtctagACTCCAACCCCGATGGCCATGGTGCACACCCCCTTCAGGACCCCCAAGAGTGTCCGTAGGGGTGCGGAGCCCGTGCAGAGTGCCCCGATCCTGGGCACCCCGGATTACCTGGCCCCTGAGCTGCTCCTGGGGAAACCACATGGTAAGGAAAATAAAAAGCCCAGTGGACATGGACATTGGTCCAAAAACGAGAATCTCATTATTCTACAACTGGAAAAGTTGTGGGAATAGTTGTGTATGACATTTGAAAGAGACCTTTTAGGATATCGGCATCTAACGATCCCTCTTTTTGAGTTTCAGGAGTTGGTATTGGTGGTAAGCTTGTCAAAGATGTGGTTTTGTGAGTAAATGGGGGGATGTTTTCCTGCATGTGCTGGCAATGGCTTCTGTCCCAGGGCAAAGGCAAGGGTTTATTTTAGCAATGAGGTTTGGGTACTGCGGTTTTCAAACTGGGGCATCTCGTGCTCTTAACCGCTTCAGTGGTCCTCGGCTGGTTTTTCAGGGattaatttgttttatttttattctatttttaaaTAACCCTTCCTCTGAAAACGGTGAACAGATGACTATCACAAAGCCAACATTTGTAGTCTGTGTTTTGATGTTTGTAACATTGTAAAACATGGGCTGTACTTTTGATCCTAATAACCTGATTCGGTCTTTTGACACATCACAAATCACACTGTTTGTTTGCTGTACATGAATTGCAATGCCTTGTTTGTGTCTCAAAGACGATCATGACATTGATAACTGCTTACCCCCCCGCTTCCACAGCCTAGACTAGAGCAAACGTCACACTCCTCTTAACCTCCTTTCCCGCTGCCCCCTTCTCATGTGTGACATCGTTGTTGTGCAGAGTAAGTAATTATCGCGTCTCTGTTCAGATGTGATGGTGGATTGGTGGGCACTTGGAGTCTGCCTGTTTGAGTTCCTCACAGGGATCCCTCCGTTTAATGACGAGACCCCTCAGCTGGTGTTCCAGAACATTCTGAACAGAGGTGAGCGTTATCTGTTCTGTTCGTTCATCACCATTGATCAGCATTGATTGAATGTGCTGTGAACTTCAGCCACAAATGTATTCAACTGGTATATTTGTGGCTGAAGTTCACAGCATATTCACAGTTCAACAACATCAATTTGGTGTTTTTAATGTCAGGCTTGCTGTCAACATAATGAACTGTGACCGTTTTGTATATATATTcattattctttatttattttggggTGGGGAAACAGGCCTTACATGTTTCTTGCATTTTGTGCTTGTAGACATCCCTTGGCCTGATGCTGAAGAGGAAATATCCCTCAATGCCAGAGATGCCATAGAGATTTTGCTAAACATGGACATGGCCAAGCGTGCAGGCCTGAAAGGTGAGGCAAAGGGCCGTTTTCAAATTACTGCTACTGATGTTGACCTTGTTTCAATTGATTGAGTTATTATTTACCAGGGAGTTTACAACCAACGTTAACTAAGGTCAACTTTGAACATTAAGTCACATCATGCAAGATGCATGGCGAACACGCCAAAGCTCAGTTGTGTAAATTAATGAAATGTAAGATAATCAGCTTACAGGGTATATTGCTGAAAACATACTGTTAAGTGGCTTCCTTCTGGTTACTCGTTCAATGAAAATCCTCCAATTTTTAAGAGGAAAATGTTATGGGTttggttattattttatttatttatttatgtatgtgtgtgtgtgtgtgtgtgtgtgtgtgtgtgtgtgtgtgtgtgtgtgtgtgtgtgtgtgt
This is a stretch of genomic DNA from Sardina pilchardus chromosome 19, fSarPil1.1, whole genome shotgun sequence. It encodes these proteins:
- the mastl gene encoding serine/threonine-protein kinase greatwall, which encodes MDFEGEKTKPDKESSINDIIISADVPKPPSIEDFIVVKPISRGAFGKVYLARKKCNSRLYAIKVVNKADMVDKNMTEQMRAERDALALSKSPFVVHLFYSLQTSTKVYLVMEYLIGGDVKSLLHIYGYFDEDMSLKFISEVALALDYLHRHGIIHRDLKPDNMLISNEGHIKLTDFGLSKVKLERELSLTDILTTPSLAKPNKDYFRTPGQVLSLISSLGLNTPLMEGKRHCSLSDVSTSKTCGKLEMRKTSLGSPRERRRNSSFSSPMCSTRALGRSSMFSSAVLARSLTPKLMKSRQRCDTQSTGSNLSCLCPSATDSESCISPLWEDLECQESQNVPPEEGKDQLSIAGKIDAPLASSERIPGRDNALMSLGNQDLRAHPIRGQLDFASAGPIQGGKINISTGKRLQFDKEDCAPANPAGCARWRAGVSTPVPSRGGAVVPPAAKSAKRIFEEVDRSPEATGLQAKRGDTDFQRSSRVPGDEDGRYSTGLTGLFSTVGLEARQGGSGGQREAKRPGPTPSSSAEVAKNLLCELEDPGEEAVAVAAAEGSFSSSYGDGQDVHRNLSLDSESSAHDMSIIGSDPVVPPPAESPKEALSSSLEELDDHDLSACFPLAAAPPPASSAPITVPTSGAASGRRAQQQESSSSSGLLFQRRLLGRSGNAAKSPSFLRPRNVVAFRSYCSSINRSSLSCCSRLSLGSVEPMDTSACTSFLSAVTTPVQKKRPSFGSSVHQTPTPMAMVHTPFRTPKSVRRGAEPVQSAPILGTPDYLAPELLLGKPHDVMVDWWALGVCLFEFLTGIPPFNDETPQLVFQNILNRDIPWPDAEEEISLNARDAIEILLNMDMAKRAGLKELKVHPFFEGMDWENQQNQKMPFIPQPEDETDTSYFDARNTAQHLALSGFSM